The DNA sequence CCCTAACCCTCCTCTGTGCTTGTTAAAAATTCTAACATTTTGGAGCCCACGACCGGGATTGAACCGGTGACCTCTTCCTTACCAAGGAAGTGCTCTACCCCTGAGCTACATGGGCAATTCTTTGTATAAAATTCTTATTTATTATATAAAAAAGGATGTCGCTTTCTCTTTATCTTTTACTGGAGCGGGAAACGGGACTCGAACCCGCGACCCTCAGCTTGGAAGGCTGATGCTCTAGCCAACTGAGCTATTCCCGCCTTAAAAACAAAAAATAAATCTTAGTGGTGGGGAGGGGAGGATTCGAACCTCCGAAGGCATAAGCCGACAGATTTACAGTCTGTTCCCTTTAACCGCTCGGGAACCTCCCCGCAAATATACACTCTGGAGCCGATGAGAGGATTTGAACCTCCAACCTGCTGATTACAAATCAGCTGCTCTGCCATTGAGCTACATCGGCTCTTAAATATAAAACGAAATTATTGATTAAGATAAATAGAAAAGAGTAAATTTAACGTATTTAAATATTTTTGTCAACTTTTTTATTATGGATTTTTACCCTTTGTCTTAATATTTCGTAAATAATTATAGCAGATGCCGACGATACATTAAGGGAATTTATCCTTCCTTTCATAGGAATTGAAATGAGTATATCGCATTTTTCTTTGACCAATTTCTTTATCCCCTCCTTCTCATTCCCCATAACAACCCCCAGCGGTCCATTGAGATTTTGGTTATAGATCGGCTTTTTAACCTTTTCATCCGCTCCCACAATCCAAAAACCCTTTTTTTTCAAATATTCTATTGTTCTCGAAATATTGATTACCCTCGCCATCTTCATATACTCCAGGGCTCCAGCAGAGGTTCTGGCAACTGCAGGTGTGACCCCAACCGCCCTATTTTTAGGAAGAATAATTCCTTCCACCCCCAGAGCTTCTGCAGATCGAATTATAGCCCCTAGATTTTGGGGATCTGTGATTCCATCTAGAATTAAAAGGATAGGGTCACTCCTCTTTTCTAAAGAAATATGAACCAAATCTTCAATTTCAACGAACCTTTTAGCAGAAACAATTGCCACTACTCCTTGATGCTTCCATGTCCCAGAAAGTGTATCTATTCTTTGTTTGTTCCTTAAACTTAACTTGATATTTTTGTTTCTGGCCAGTGTTTTAATCTCACTTATATCTTTTCCCTTTTTTTGATATGCAATGATTATTTCTGATATATCTCTCGCTTCTGATTTAATGGCTTCTAAGACAGGATAGATACCGTAAATTACCTTTTCACCTTCCATTTTGTCCCTCGAGCTGTATCTTCTAATATTATTCCTTTTAGATTGAGATATTCCCTGATCTCATCAGCCTTATTCCAATCTTTTTTTGCCCGTGCAGCATTTCTTTCTTTAATCAACGACTCAATCCTATCAGTAGTCAATTCAACCTCTTTTTCTAAATCTATTCTCTTCGTATCCTGAAACCACTCCTCTGTTTCTAATTTAAAAAGTCCAAGGATGTTCCCGATATCTTTAAAAGTGTCTTTAAGTGGAATAAAGGTCTTACTATTGAAAAGATTCCCTT is a window from the Nitrospinota bacterium genome containing:
- the rlmB gene encoding 23S rRNA (guanosine(2251)-2'-O)-methyltransferase RlmB, encoding MEGEKVIYGIYPVLEAIKSEARDISEIIIAYQKKGKDISEIKTLARNKNIKLSLRNKQRIDTLSGTWKHQGVVAIVSAKRFVEIEDLVHISLEKRSDPILLILDGITDPQNLGAIIRSAEALGVEGIILPKNRAVGVTPAVARTSAGALEYMKMARVINISRTIEYLKKKGFWIVGADEKVKKPIYNQNLNGPLGVVMGNEKEGIKKLVKEKCDILISIPMKGRINSLNVSSASAIIIYEILRQRVKIHNKKVDKNI